The genomic region CAAATACAAGAGAATCTTCGTGAACTCGAACACCTACAACGACATGGAAAAGCGGATAGCATCCCATCTTCGCACCGAGCCGACAAAAACGATTCTAGCATCAATCATGGAAAGCCCGGGCATCAACAACCAGAGGCTCGCGGAGAAGCTCGTCATGGAAAAGAGCCTGGTATACCGGTATACGCGAAAGCTCCTGGAAGATGGGATAATCACCTTCGAGTGGGATGGCACGAGCAAGCGATACTTCATCGACGCCTCGGCAAAGGAAACCCTCACCAGGCTCATGCGAGCTGAAAGCGTTTCTTAAACTTAGAGGCCTTAAAAACGCCAAGGTTTATTACGTATCAGGGTATTAGTGCGCTATGAGGTAGGAATCGTGTATCTAGTCGGAGAAGCATTGGTCGGCGAGGGCAACGAGGTAGCCCATATCGACCTCCTGGTAGGCGACAAGGCCGGCCCTGTTGGGATGGCGTTCGCCAACGGTATGACAAACCTTTCAATGGGGCACACGCCGCTGCTTGCGGTCATCAGGCCCAACCTCATACCGAAGCCCGCCACCCTAATAATACCCAAGGTGACCATCAAGAGCCTTGACCAGGCCAACAAGATGTTCGGCCCGGCCCAGGCAGCCGTGGCAAAGGCTGTGGCTGACGCCGTCGAGGAGGGCATCATACCCAGGGAGCAGTGCGAAGAGCTCGTCATCATAGCATCTGTTTTCATCCACCCAGAGGCAAAGGACTATACTCGTATTTACAAGTACAACTATGGGGCTACGAAGCTGGCGCTCACGAGGGCCATGGAGAAGTTTCCGGGAGTGGATAAGGTATTATATGAGAAGGATAGGGGCGTTCATGGAGTCATGGGCTACAAGATAATGCGCCTCTGGGACCCGCCATATTTGCAGGTGGCCATCGATACACCCGACATTGCGGTGGTCGAGAGGGTGCTCACCCAGGCCCCAAGGAATGATCACATCATATTCGAGGCGGGCACGCCGCTTATCAAACGCTATGGGCTCGAGGTAATAAGTAAGATAAGGCAGATTAAGAGGGACGCCTTTATCGTGGCGGACCTGAAGACCCTGGATACGGGCAACCTTGAGGCCCGCATGGCGGCTGACGCCACGGCTGACGCGGTTGTCTGCTCCGGGCTGGCCCCGCTGGAGACGATAGAAAAGTTCTGCGAAGAGGCCCGCAAGGTGGGCATATACTCTATTATTGATATGCTAAACGTGGGTGACCCCGCGAAGGTCGTGGAGTCGCTGAGGCATAAGCCGGACATCGTCGAGCTACACCGGGGCATCGACACCGAGGCCAGGAAGGCGGAGCACGCCTGGGGTAACATCCCGGCCATCAAGAAGGCTGCTGGCGGCAAGAAATTGCTCGTGGCGGTGGCCGGCGGCGTTAAGGCCGAGAACGTGGAGGTGGCCTTAAAGGGCGGGGCTGACATCCTGGTCGTTGGCCGTGCTATCACCAACGCCAAGGATATCGAGGGCGCAACCCGTGCCTTCCTGAGAGCCATGCACAAGGACGAGATAGACCAGTTCCGCATAATGACGGACTTCTAGGCCCGTCCTTATCTTTTTCTTTTTTCGAAATAATTAAGGCTCTAAGGGTAGACTTAAATTTGATAGCCATGCAAAAGCCGATCATCATCTTGAATTATAAGACTTACCTGGAAAGCACGGGGGACAGAGGCAGGGAGCTCACCTGGGCGGCCAGGGACGTCATGCAGGAGACGGGAGTGCGTATTATAGTATGTCCTCAAACGCCCGAGCTTTTCCACCACAAGGGATACGGGATAGAGGTCTTCTCCCAGCACATCGACCCCATAGAGCCGGGCAGCCACACGGGCCACGTGCTCGCCCAGGCACTCATCCACTGCGGGGTCACGGGCTCCCTCATTAACCACTCGGAAGACAGGATGCCCTTGCCTGACATAAAGAAATGCGTGGAGATTTGCCGCAAGAACGGGCTGACCTCCGTGGTGTGCGCCGAAAGCATCGAAAAGGTGAGGGAGGTCTCGCAGCTTAAGCCGGACTTCGTGGCCATCGAGCCTCCTGAGCTTATCGGCAGCGGCATCCCGGTATCGAAGGCCGACCCGGATATCGTCCGAGACTCTGTAAAGGCCGTCACCGACCCTGAAGTGAAGGTGCTCTGTGGCGCAGGGATATCTAAGGGAGAGGACGTCAAGGCGGCCCTCGAGCTGGGCACGGTGGGGGTCCTTCTAGCCTCGGGCGTCGTGAAGGCTAAGGACCCGAAGGCGGCATTGAGGGAGCTAGTCGCCTTCAAATGACCTTATAGTAAAAAAGCATCATGAGGCCGCCTGCCGCAAGCAATGTATAGTTTACCAGCGGGTTGGACCCCCTGAACCACCGGGGCCCTCGCATCTTATTATCGAACGGGCCATAGAGGGGCACCCCCATCCTGGTGAAGGAGTCGAGCAGGACGTGGGACCCGATGGCACAGAAGACAGCCAGGGCGGCATAATATGACAACAGGCCCATATTTAGCATATAGCTAAAGAGCACGAACGTCCCGGCGGTGGCCACGAGGACTGTGAGAAGGCTATGGGTCACCCAGCACCTGTGGAATACTCCGAAGAAGAACTTTTTGTCCATGTCCGGCTTCATAGACATTGCGGCCGCTATCCCCGCAGCCGTGACGGACAGGGACAATGTCTGGAGCGTATCGCCACGCGGCAGGAAATACATGATGCCGAAGAATAGCAGCATTGCGCCGCCAAAATGGCCCGGCCTATCCATAATCCACCCCAAAACAAAAATACCGCTCATGCCACTTATCCTTTACGCAAAGGCTCGCAAAATAAATAATATTAAAGCACCAATATTTATCATGTGATGCTATGCTCGAACCATCCCAGAAGTACATGTCACGCCTCTTCAAGAACGGAAGGGCCATGTTTTTAGCCTACGACCAGGGCCTGGAGCACGGGCCCAAGGATTTCAACGACAGGAACTATAACCCGGAGTACATCATCGATATAGCCCTGCGGAACAAGTTTACGGGGCTTATATTCCACAAGGGCCTCGCCGAGAAGTACCGGGAGAACTACTCGGGCAAGGTCCCGTTGATCGTGAAGGTGAATGGGAAGGATAATATTGCCAAGACGCAGGCCGAGGAGGCGCCTTATTCCCCGGTGGTCTGCTCGGTTGACTACGCCGTGAAGCTAGGGGCAGACGCGGTGGGGTACACGCTGTACGTGGGCTCGCCGCTCGAGGCGCAGGCGATGAAGGACTTCCGTGAGGTGCAGGAAAAGGCCCGCGACTATGGCTTGCCCGTAATTGGCTGGATGTACCCGCGGGGCAAGTACGTGCCTAACGATACGGATCCCACGATAGTCGCCTACGGCGCACGTGTGGGCCTGGAGCTTGGCTGCGACCTGTTAAAGCTAAAATACACCGGCTCGAAGGAGACCTTCAGGAGGGCGGTCGAGATGGCGGGCCGGGCCAAAGTGCTCTGCGCCGGCGGCCTCAAGGCCGAGCTTAAGGTGTTCCTCCAGCAGACCCGCGACATTCTGGACGTGGGCGCAGCGGGGGTCGCAGTAGGCCGAAACGTGTGGCAGAGCGACGACCCTGATAAGGTAGCGAAAGCCCTGGAAAAGATAATATTCGAAAACAAGTCGGTGGAGGAGGCGCTAAAACCTTAATACGTTGTCAGCCTGCTTATAACATCCATCCTGGTGATCATCCCCTTGGGCTTGCCATCCTCGGTGACCAGCAGGCGGCCTACCTTATTCTTGTTCATGATGGCCACGGCCTCGTACATCGGGCGCTCCTGGTCTATTGAGATGACGTTGGGGCTCATTATATCGGTAACGCTATCGTTAGCCTTATCTATGGATATGGCACGGCCTATGTCAGTATAGGTGACCATGCCGATGACGTTTCCATCCTTCTCCACAGGGGCGCCATGGATGTCGTTCTTCGCCAGCACTATTAGCGCATCCTTGACCGTGGCAGTCGAAGGTATAGTGATGAGCCTGTGATTAATATAATCCCTGACAGGCTTCTTGGGTATTGAGATCATCTCGTTGATGCTGCACAAAATGATGCTATTAATGTCATCCCTGCCCACGACCTCGCCGCGGATGACCAGCTTGTTGACCGGCGTGGGGCCGACCTGGATGCTATCTCCGATGTTGAACATCCTGGCGTCTCCTATAATTTTCACGCTCGCCCTGCATAGCTCGGGGTGCCTCACCGTGTTCAGGTCTATCTCGGCCACGTTGGCGTTCTGCACCCTCTCACCATTCCTGTATATCGCCACGTCTGCCTCCTTTTCCATGGGCGTAAGGTTAAGGGCTTCATAGGCCGTGCTGGTGGCCTTATACCCGCCCTTGGGGCCAGGCACGCCCTCGACTAATCCCAGTGCCTTGAGCGACTGCATCTGGTTTCGGACGGTCCCGGGGTTCCGG from Methanocella conradii HZ254 harbors:
- a CDS encoding CBS domain-containing protein, producing MELTVIQREILSALINLFREKGRAVKGEEISERIDRNPGTVRNQMQSLKALGLVEGVPGPKGGYKATSTAYEALNLTPMEKEADVAIYRNGERVQNANVAEIDLNTVRHPELCRASVKIIGDARMFNIGDSIQVGPTPVNKLVIRGEVVGRDDINSIILCSINEMISIPKKPVRDYINHRLITIPSTATVKDALIVLAKNDIHGAPVEKDGNVIGMVTYTDIGRAISIDKANDSVTDIMSPNVISIDQERPMYEAVAIMNKNKVGRLLVTEDGKPKGMITRMDVISRLTTY
- a CDS encoding class I fructose-bisphosphate aldolase, whose amino-acid sequence is MLEPSQKYMSRLFKNGRAMFLAYDQGLEHGPKDFNDRNYNPEYIIDIALRNKFTGLIFHKGLAEKYRENYSGKVPLIVKVNGKDNIAKTQAEEAPYSPVVCSVDYAVKLGADAVGYTLYVGSPLEAQAMKDFREVQEKARDYGLPVIGWMYPRGKYVPNDTDPTIVAYGARVGLELGCDLLKLKYTGSKETFRRAVEMAGRAKVLCAGGLKAELKVFLQQTRDILDVGAAGVAVGRNVWQSDDPDKVAKALEKIIFENKSVEEALKP
- a CDS encoding metal-dependent hydrolase; this encodes MDRPGHFGGAMLLFFGIMYFLPRGDTLQTLSLSVTAAGIAAAMSMKPDMDKKFFFGVFHRCWVTHSLLTVLVATAGTFVLFSYMLNMGLLSYYAALAVFCAIGSHVLLDSFTRMGVPLYGPFDNKMRGPRWFRGSNPLVNYTLLAAGGLMMLFYYKVI
- the tpiA gene encoding triose-phosphate isomerase — translated: MQKPIIILNYKTYLESTGDRGRELTWAARDVMQETGVRIIVCPQTPELFHHKGYGIEVFSQHIDPIEPGSHTGHVLAQALIHCGVTGSLINHSEDRMPLPDIKKCVEICRKNGLTSVVCAESIEKVREVSQLKPDFVAIEPPELIGSGIPVSKADPDIVRDSVKAVTDPEVKVLCGAGISKGEDVKAALELGTVGVLLASGVVKAKDPKAALRELVAFK
- a CDS encoding bifunctional 5,6,7,8-tetrahydromethanopterin hydro-lyase/3-hexulose-6-phosphate synthase, coding for MYLVGEALVGEGNEVAHIDLLVGDKAGPVGMAFANGMTNLSMGHTPLLAVIRPNLIPKPATLIIPKVTIKSLDQANKMFGPAQAAVAKAVADAVEEGIIPREQCEELVIIASVFIHPEAKDYTRIYKYNYGATKLALTRAMEKFPGVDKVLYEKDRGVHGVMGYKIMRLWDPPYLQVAIDTPDIAVVERVLTQAPRNDHIIFEAGTPLIKRYGLEVISKIRQIKRDAFIVADLKTLDTGNLEARMAADATADAVVCSGLAPLETIEKFCEEARKVGIYSIIDMLNVGDPAKVVESLRHKPDIVELHRGIDTEARKAEHAWGNIPAIKKAAGGKKLLVAVAGGVKAENVEVALKGGADILVVGRAITNAKDIEGATRAFLRAMHKDEIDQFRIMTDF